The proteins below come from a single Demetria terragena DSM 11295 genomic window:
- a CDS encoding DNA translocase FtsK 4TM domain-containing protein — translation MGVAHVAGGAARRVGTSARDLDPEHRRDGVGFLLVSLSIVVAAREWWGLTGLAGDVIHAVSAGTFGRVALVLPLVLLLLGVHMLRSPRGHQPTNRIVIGLALLGVSATGLAHLSDGLPSPTDGSEAMRAAGGIIGFLASSPLEAAVRTIGSVAILLIVGFFGLLVVTATPVHLIGERLRDLSDRIFYGGTAEVEDDEEDQDAVAADRHGTDIDGKKKRRGSRAKAKADDETEGRVGDEPFEQAAIVAPRRTKGGRVLRPGEKAPEQGPEAAEPSADHGAITDGAAAAEALERAKRAPAAKLPTAKPVPDTTAPEAPPTQPLPQRVEQLALAGDVTYTLPDNSVLEPGTPHKSRSTANDRVVEALTDTLDSFNVDAHVTGFTRGPTVTRYEVELGGGTKVEKVTALSKNIAYAVASADVRILSPIPGKKAIGIEIPNSDRENVSLGDVLRSQAARGTQHPMVMGVGKDVEGGYVIANLAKMPHLLVAGATGAGKSSFVNSMITSILMRSTPDEVRMVLVDPKRVELTAYEGIPHLITPIITSPKKAAEALQWVVREMDTRYDDLAAFGYKHIDEFNKGVRAGKVTPPPGSERVMEPYPYLLVIVDELADLMMVAPRDVEESIVRITQLARAAGIHLVLATQRPSVDVVTGLIKANVPSRMAFATSSLADSRVVLDQPGAEKLIGQGDALFLPMGASKTMRVQGAWVTESEIEQVVAHVRGQLKPSYREDVAVAAPKKEIDEDIGDDLDVLLQATELIVTTQFGSTSMLQRKLRVGFAKAGRLMDLLESRGVVGPSEGSKARDVLVKPDDLPATLALLRGEDVPSEPEPSPVDYHDGHDTAEGSDEDAWSLTENGR, via the coding sequence ATGGGTGTGGCTCATGTGGCCGGGGGAGCCGCGCGCCGAGTCGGAACCTCTGCACGAGACCTTGACCCGGAACACCGCCGCGATGGCGTCGGATTTCTTCTGGTCTCGTTGTCGATCGTCGTCGCAGCGCGCGAATGGTGGGGCCTGACCGGCCTTGCCGGCGACGTCATCCACGCAGTGTCGGCAGGGACTTTCGGCCGAGTCGCGCTCGTGTTGCCGCTCGTGTTGTTGTTGCTCGGCGTGCACATGCTGCGCTCGCCGCGCGGCCACCAACCAACCAACCGGATCGTCATCGGGCTTGCGCTGCTCGGCGTGTCAGCGACGGGCCTCGCCCACCTTTCTGACGGCCTTCCGTCTCCCACCGATGGCTCTGAAGCGATGCGCGCCGCGGGCGGAATCATCGGGTTCTTGGCATCCAGTCCGCTGGAGGCAGCCGTACGCACCATCGGAAGCGTGGCCATCCTGCTGATCGTCGGATTCTTCGGACTGTTGGTCGTGACGGCGACTCCTGTCCACCTCATTGGCGAGCGGCTGCGCGACCTGAGTGACCGCATCTTTTACGGCGGTACCGCGGAGGTGGAAGACGACGAAGAAGACCAGGACGCCGTCGCCGCAGATCGACACGGCACCGACATCGACGGCAAGAAGAAGCGCCGCGGCTCGCGGGCCAAGGCAAAGGCCGACGACGAGACCGAGGGCCGGGTCGGCGACGAGCCGTTCGAGCAGGCCGCGATCGTCGCGCCGCGCCGCACCAAGGGTGGAAGGGTGTTGCGTCCGGGGGAGAAGGCGCCGGAGCAAGGGCCGGAGGCCGCTGAACCGAGTGCTGACCACGGTGCGATCACCGACGGCGCCGCCGCGGCTGAGGCTCTGGAGCGCGCCAAGCGGGCTCCCGCGGCCAAGTTGCCCACAGCCAAGCCCGTGCCCGACACGACTGCGCCAGAAGCACCACCGACCCAGCCGCTTCCGCAGCGGGTGGAGCAACTCGCGCTCGCCGGGGACGTGACATACACCCTCCCGGACAACTCGGTCCTTGAGCCCGGGACGCCGCACAAGTCGCGCTCAACGGCAAACGACCGGGTGGTCGAGGCGCTGACCGACACCCTCGACTCCTTCAACGTCGACGCCCATGTCACGGGCTTCACGCGCGGCCCGACCGTCACGCGCTACGAGGTCGAACTCGGTGGCGGCACCAAGGTGGAGAAGGTCACCGCGCTCTCCAAGAACATCGCCTATGCCGTGGCCTCTGCCGACGTACGCATCCTCTCGCCCATCCCGGGCAAGAAGGCGATCGGTATCGAGATTCCCAACAGCGACCGCGAGAACGTCAGCCTGGGCGATGTGCTGCGCAGCCAGGCGGCCCGCGGCACCCAGCACCCGATGGTGATGGGCGTTGGCAAGGACGTCGAAGGCGGGTATGTCATCGCCAACCTCGCCAAGATGCCGCACCTTCTGGTGGCAGGAGCGACCGGCGCGGGTAAGTCCAGCTTCGTCAACTCGATGATCACTTCGATCCTCATGCGGTCCACGCCCGATGAGGTGCGCATGGTGCTGGTTGACCCCAAGCGGGTCGAGTTGACGGCCTACGAAGGCATTCCGCACCTGATCACCCCGATCATCACCAGCCCCAAGAAGGCGGCTGAGGCGCTGCAGTGGGTCGTCCGCGAGATGGACACCCGCTATGACGACCTCGCGGCCTTCGGCTACAAGCACATCGACGAGTTCAACAAGGGCGTACGCGCTGGCAAGGTGACCCCGCCGCCGGGCTCAGAGCGGGTCATGGAGCCGTACCCGTACCTGCTGGTCATCGTCGACGAGCTCGCTGACCTGATGATGGTTGCTCCGCGCGATGTCGAGGAATCCATCGTCCGCATCACGCAGTTGGCTCGCGCCGCGGGTATCCACCTCGTGCTGGCCACCCAGCGGCCGTCGGTCGATGTCGTCACTGGTCTGATCAAGGCCAATGTGCCCAGCCGGATGGCGTTCGCCACGTCTTCGCTAGCCGATAGCCGGGTGGTGCTCGACCAGCCGGGTGCCGAGAAGTTGATCGGTCAGGGTGACGCGCTCTTCTTGCCGATGGGCGCCTCCAAGACCATGCGGGTGCAGGGTGCCTGGGTCACTGAGTCTGAAATCGAGCAGGTCGTGGCGCACGTACGCGGCCAGCTCAAGCCTTCATATCGGGAGGACGTCGCGGTGGCGGCGCCGAAGAAGGAGATTGACGAAGACATCGGCGATGACCTCGACGTACTGCTGCAGGCCACCGAGTTGATCGTCACCACGCAGTTTGGGTCGACGTCGATGTTGCAACGCAAGTTGCGCGTCGGCTTCGCCAAGGCCGGGCGCCTGATGGATCTGTTGGAGTCGCGTGGAGTCGTCGGCCCGTCGGAGGGCTCGAAGGCCCGCGACGTGCTGGTTAAGCCGGATGACCTGCCGGCCACGCTGGCGCTGCTGCGCGGTGAGGACGTGCCGTCGGAGCCAGAGCCGTCCCCGGTCGACTACCACGATGGTCACGACACTGCCGAAGGATCCGACGAAGATGCTTGGAGCTTGACCGAGAACGGCCGATGA
- a CDS encoding endonuclease/exonuclease/phosphatase family protein: MDEKDELRRARAPVEIGLGLLTLALGVLLSMRWWDLPRWPVPVVQAAFPILGTAALLWLLIMLLTRQWRIAGIAVLIVLMPMGTTVAALGSDTVAARQGDEVVLASNLEFGEGDPRAVIEQVRRLGATTVVLTEVTPRAVAGLRAAGLDAELPHRIGSPGETAEGTMIWSAHRLTQVESGVARGSFHQPVVRVHRADGSYLLRGVHTYPPGRGLSQAWRKHLADLEAWAKNQPEDEPIVMAGDFNASQAHPGLRSLTSDFTDAQRAAGQGWVRTWPKEHTMVPFVALDHVLVRHGQVVDAGQFDVPQSDHAAVWARIRIG; encoded by the coding sequence ATGGACGAGAAAGATGAGCTTCGGCGGGCACGTGCGCCGGTGGAGATCGGGCTCGGCCTGCTCACGCTGGCGCTGGGCGTTCTGCTGTCCATGCGGTGGTGGGACCTTCCACGCTGGCCGGTGCCGGTGGTCCAGGCGGCGTTTCCGATCTTGGGAACCGCCGCGCTCCTCTGGTTGCTGATCATGCTCCTCACGCGCCAGTGGCGAATCGCGGGGATCGCGGTGCTCATCGTCCTGATGCCCATGGGTACGACGGTCGCCGCCCTTGGTTCCGACACCGTTGCGGCACGGCAGGGAGACGAGGTCGTCCTCGCGTCGAATCTGGAGTTTGGCGAGGGTGATCCGCGTGCCGTGATCGAGCAGGTGCGCAGGCTCGGCGCCACCACGGTGGTCCTCACCGAGGTGACGCCACGCGCCGTCGCCGGTCTGCGAGCCGCGGGCCTGGATGCCGAGCTTCCTCATCGCATCGGCTCACCGGGTGAGACCGCTGAGGGCACGATGATCTGGAGTGCGCACCGACTCACCCAGGTCGAGTCTGGGGTGGCGCGGGGGAGCTTCCACCAGCCGGTCGTCCGCGTACATCGGGCTGATGGCAGTTATCTCCTGCGGGGCGTCCACACCTATCCGCCCGGCCGTGGTCTGAGCCAGGCGTGGCGTAAGCATCTGGCCGATCTTGAGGCCTGGGCCAAGAACCAACCCGAGGATGAGCCGATCGTGATGGCCGGGGATTTCAACGCCTCGCAGGCTCATCCAGGCCTTCGAAGTCTGACCAGCGATTTCACCGACGCCCAGCGGGCCGCAGGGCAGGGGTGGGTCCGAACCTGGCCCAAAGAGCACACCATGGTGCCGTTCGTGGCGCTGGACCATGTGCTCGTACGCCACGGGCAGGTCGTCGACGCTGGCCAGTTTGACGTTCCCCAGAGTGATCACGCGGCCGTCTGGGCTCGGATACGGATCGGATGA
- a CDS encoding ribonuclease J — MSHPHPELSDPPALAKGGVRIVALGGLGEVGRNMTVIEHEGRLLIVDCGVLFPDDHPGVDLILPDFEYIEDRLDDIDAIVLTHGHEDHIGAVPYLLRRKPDIPLIGSTLTLALIEAKLKEHRIKPLTMNVAEGSREALGPFDCEFIAVNHSIPDALAVFIRTPGGTLLCTGDFKMDQLPLDGRITDLRAFARVGEEGVDLFLTDSTNAEVPGFTTPERDILPSIEQVFEKARRRIIVACFSSHIHRVQQVLDTAWEFDRKVAMVGRSMVRNMTIAQDLGYLKIPDGVLVDAKKLDNFPDDQVVLICTGSQGEPMAALSRMANRDHKIDVGAGDTVLMASSLIPGNENAVYRVINGLMRLGADVVHKGNALVHVSGHASAGELLYCYNVVRPRNVMPIHGEWRHMKANADLAIKTGVPADNVVIAEDGVVVDLVDGKASIVGAVPCGYVYVDGSLVGATDETLLKDRRILRDEGFVTIIVVRDAATGKVTAKPDIRTRGFAEDEQVFERVLPKLEEALDEASRKGGTDAHQLQQIVRRTVGGFVGGKLRRRPMIIPIVIDA; from the coding sequence ATGAGTCATCCGCACCCCGAGTTGAGCGACCCGCCCGCCCTGGCCAAGGGCGGTGTCCGCATCGTCGCCCTCGGTGGGCTCGGCGAGGTCGGACGCAATATGACCGTGATCGAGCACGAAGGTCGGCTGCTCATTGTCGACTGTGGTGTGCTCTTTCCCGACGATCACCCCGGCGTGGACCTGATCCTCCCGGACTTTGAGTACATCGAAGACCGCCTGGATGACATCGACGCCATCGTGTTGACGCACGGCCACGAGGACCACATCGGCGCGGTTCCCTATCTGTTGCGCCGCAAGCCCGATATCCCGCTGATCGGCTCCACGCTCACGCTCGCCCTCATCGAGGCCAAGCTCAAAGAGCACCGGATCAAGCCGCTCACGATGAACGTGGCCGAGGGTTCCCGCGAGGCACTGGGACCGTTCGACTGCGAGTTCATTGCGGTCAACCACTCCATCCCGGACGCGCTCGCAGTCTTCATCCGGACGCCCGGCGGCACCCTGCTGTGCACCGGCGACTTCAAGATGGATCAGTTGCCGCTGGACGGCCGCATCACCGACCTGCGCGCGTTCGCTCGAGTGGGTGAGGAAGGCGTCGACCTGTTCCTCACCGACTCCACCAACGCTGAGGTGCCAGGCTTCACCACGCCTGAGCGGGACATCCTGCCCTCGATCGAGCAAGTCTTCGAAAAGGCGCGGCGTCGGATCATCGTTGCGTGCTTCTCCTCCCACATCCACCGGGTGCAGCAGGTGCTGGACACGGCATGGGAGTTCGACCGCAAGGTCGCGATGGTCGGGCGCTCAATGGTCCGCAACATGACGATCGCGCAGGACCTGGGCTACTTGAAGATCCCGGATGGGGTGCTGGTCGACGCCAAGAAGCTCGACAACTTCCCCGACGATCAGGTCGTGCTGATTTGTACCGGTTCGCAGGGCGAGCCGATGGCGGCACTGTCCCGGATGGCGAACCGTGACCACAAGATCGACGTAGGCGCCGGCGATACGGTGCTCATGGCGAGTTCGCTCATTCCTGGAAATGAGAACGCGGTCTATCGCGTGATCAACGGGTTGATGCGCTTGGGTGCCGACGTCGTACACAAGGGCAATGCCTTGGTTCACGTCTCTGGTCACGCCAGCGCGGGTGAATTGCTCTACTGCTACAACGTTGTTCGGCCGCGCAACGTCATGCCGATCCACGGCGAGTGGCGGCACATGAAGGCGAATGCCGACCTGGCGATCAAGACCGGCGTACCTGCCGACAATGTCGTGATTGCCGAAGACGGAGTGGTCGTCGATTTGGTCGACGGCAAGGCCTCGATCGTGGGTGCGGTGCCCTGTGGCTACGTCTACGTTGACGGTTCGCTGGTCGGCGCCACCGATGAGACCCTGCTGAAGGACCGGCGCATCCTGCGCGACGAGGGTTTCGTCACCATCATCGTCGTACGCGATGCAGCCACGGGGAAAGTCACGGCAAAGCCCGACATCCGTACCCGCGGCTTCGCGGAGGACGAGCAGGTGTTCGAGCGGGTGCTGCCCAAACTGGAGGAAGCGCTCGATGAAGCCAGCCGCAAGGGCGGCACCGATGCTCACCAGTTGCAGCAGATCGTGCGTCGCACCGTGGGTGGCTTTGTTGGCGGCAAGTTGCGTCGTCGGCCGATGATCATCCCGATCGTCATTGACGCCTGA
- the dapA gene encoding 4-hydroxy-tetrahydrodipicolinate synthase — MTTNPFGRVITAMVTPMRDDGEVDYDGVQRLASHLADHGHDGLVINGTTGESATTTDEENYATVKAVVDAVGDRVSVIAGVGTNDTAHSVRAAQEMAKRGAHAALIVTPYYNKPTPDGVVAHYRAVASATGLPAMAYDIPGRTGLALSTDTIRRLAEIPEILAVKDAKGDFFEASRLMAETDLLWFSGDDVVNLAHLAFGAAGVVSVVGHVAGEQYAAMIRAVDAGDLATAREIHTRLIPVVDAIMHTSQGAIQAKAAMKLLGVIDSDFCRLPLLPAPDDHRDRVRTALAKAGIA, encoded by the coding sequence ATGACCACAAACCCGTTTGGCCGCGTCATCACGGCCATGGTGACGCCGATGCGCGACGACGGCGAAGTCGACTACGACGGCGTCCAGCGACTGGCCTCCCATCTTGCTGATCACGGCCACGACGGCCTGGTGATCAACGGCACCACCGGCGAGTCGGCGACGACGACGGATGAAGAGAACTACGCCACGGTCAAAGCGGTCGTCGACGCTGTCGGCGATCGGGTCAGCGTGATCGCCGGCGTCGGGACCAATGACACCGCGCACTCGGTTCGGGCCGCCCAGGAGATGGCGAAGAGGGGGGCCCACGCGGCTCTCATCGTGACTCCGTACTACAACAAGCCGACGCCGGACGGCGTCGTCGCGCACTACCGCGCGGTGGCCTCGGCCACGGGCCTACCGGCCATGGCCTATGACATTCCGGGACGCACCGGGCTGGCGCTCTCCACCGACACGATTCGCCGGCTCGCGGAGATTCCAGAGATCCTGGCTGTCAAGGACGCCAAGGGTGACTTCTTCGAAGCCAGTAGGTTGATGGCCGAGACCGACCTGCTGTGGTTCTCTGGCGACGACGTCGTCAACCTGGCACACCTTGCGTTCGGGGCAGCCGGGGTGGTCTCTGTGGTGGGGCACGTCGCGGGGGAGCAGTACGCCGCGATGATCCGCGCGGTCGACGCCGGTGACTTGGCAACAGCCCGCGAAATCCATACCCGGTTGATCCCGGTCGTGGACGCGATCATGCACACCAGCCAGGGCGCCATCCAGGCGAAGGCTGCGATGAAGCTTCTTGGCGTGATCGATTCAGACTTCTGCCGGCTGCCATTGCTGCCGGCACCCGACGACCATCGTGACCGGGTCCGTACGGCCCTGGCGAAAGCAGGTATTGCATGA
- a CDS encoding thymidylate synthase yields MQQYHDLLRHVLADGIRKDDRTGTGTLSVFGHQMRFDLSAGFPVMTTKKLHLRSIFGELLWFLRGDTNVEWLHDRRISIWDEWADENGDLGPVYGHQWRSWPTPEGGTVDQIARLVDGIRANPDSRRHIVSAWNVADVDDMALPPCHTMFQFYVSPETDSSPARLSCQLYQRSADIFLGVPFNIASYALLTAMVAQVTDLAPGDFVHTLGDAHLYLNHLDQANEQLTRTPKTLPTLRLNPDVREIDAFELEDISLEGYVADPSIKAPIAV; encoded by the coding sequence ATGCAGCAGTACCACGACCTTCTGCGCCATGTCCTGGCCGACGGCATCCGCAAAGACGACCGCACCGGAACCGGAACCCTGTCGGTGTTCGGTCATCAGATGCGTTTCGACCTGTCGGCAGGATTCCCCGTCATGACGACCAAAAAGTTGCACCTGCGGTCCATCTTCGGTGAACTGCTGTGGTTTCTCCGCGGCGACACCAACGTCGAGTGGTTGCACGACCGACGGATCTCCATTTGGGATGAGTGGGCCGATGAGAACGGCGACCTCGGGCCGGTTTACGGCCATCAGTGGCGATCCTGGCCCACCCCGGAGGGTGGCACTGTCGACCAGATCGCCCGACTCGTGGACGGCATCCGCGCCAATCCCGACTCACGCCGACACATTGTCTCCGCGTGGAATGTCGCCGACGTCGACGATATGGCTTTGCCGCCCTGTCACACGATGTTTCAGTTCTACGTGAGCCCCGAAACCGACTCCTCCCCAGCCCGGCTGTCTTGCCAGCTCTACCAGCGGTCCGCCGACATCTTTCTTGGCGTGCCGTTCAACATCGCTTCCTATGCCCTGCTCACCGCGATGGTGGCTCAGGTGACCGATCTTGCGCCGGGAGATTTCGTTCACACCCTCGGCGATGCCCACCTCTATCTCAATCACCTCGACCAAGCCAACGAGCAACTAACCCGGACGCCCAAGACGCTGCCGACACTGCGCCTCAACCCTGACGTCCGAGAGATCGACGCCTTCGAGTTGGAAGACATCAGCCTCGAGGGCTACGTCGCCGACCCAAGCATCAAGGCGCCGATCGCCGTATGA
- a CDS encoding dihydrofolate reductase, with translation MTGPARDREPRVPLVPASYLILTRENDGQREVLLQLRQGTGFMDGWWACGAAGHVEAGESATAAVIGEALEELGIQITADALTPITTLQRHSLTGSPVEQRADIFFACEHWLGEPGIMEPAKSAALQWFPFNQLPERLVPHERQVLEAYTRGKVPAYLQRGFDQSLTLVAALGRNRVIGADGTMPWHLPEDLQHFKQTTLGGTMIMGRSTWDAIGRALPGRSTIVLTRERNWQADGALVAHSLAEALTCAPDTEIFVVGGGQIYREALPLATRLVLTEIDAEPPGDTTFPEVDPANWHEAERIPRDGFAFVTYLQS, from the coding sequence ATGACCGGGCCTGCACGCGATCGGGAGCCTCGCGTCCCGTTAGTCCCGGCCTCCTATCTCATCCTCACCCGGGAGAACGACGGCCAGCGCGAGGTGCTGCTGCAGTTGCGTCAGGGCACCGGGTTCATGGACGGCTGGTGGGCCTGCGGCGCCGCGGGGCACGTGGAGGCAGGCGAATCCGCAACGGCGGCAGTCATCGGTGAGGCGCTGGAGGAACTCGGAATTCAGATCACGGCCGACGCCCTCACCCCGATCACCACTCTGCAGCGCCACAGCCTGACCGGTTCGCCCGTCGAGCAGCGCGCCGACATTTTCTTCGCCTGCGAGCACTGGCTCGGAGAGCCAGGCATCATGGAGCCGGCCAAAAGCGCTGCCCTCCAATGGTTTCCGTTCAATCAACTACCCGAGCGATTAGTGCCCCACGAGCGACAGGTGCTCGAGGCCTACACGCGTGGCAAGGTCCCGGCCTACCTCCAGCGCGGCTTTGACCAAAGCCTCACCCTCGTCGCGGCACTCGGCCGCAACCGAGTCATTGGTGCCGACGGCACGATGCCCTGGCACCTCCCCGAAGACCTCCAGCACTTCAAGCAGACCACCCTCGGCGGCACCATGATCATGGGCCGATCGACCTGGGACGCGATCGGCCGCGCGCTGCCGGGGCGGTCCACCATCGTGCTCACCCGCGAACGCAACTGGCAGGCCGACGGTGCGCTGGTCGCCCATTCACTGGCCGAGGCGCTGACCTGCGCTCCCGACACCGAGATCTTCGTCGTTGGAGGTGGCCAGATCTATCGCGAGGCCCTCCCCCTGGCGACCCGATTGGTGCTGACCGAGATCGACGCCGAGCCGCCAGGAGACACCACCTTCCCGGAGGTAGACCCCGCGAATTGGCATGAGGCCGAACGCATCCCACGCGATGGGTTCGCCTTCGTCACCTACCTGCAGTCCTGA
- a CDS encoding DUF3626 domain-containing protein → MTRAQDAALAYVRAQSSRGDAPETARLTINLHPDRIASDGRATLAALLDDGEVRTQFETGISAGGLDEVMGGARSRWEHMMFGGAYDHAAAGERPRYGALSLTLDPWGGCPRFGSSHLILRPHLRDRATFTWGDSATEPTAYGTWGNLGAVLMAARDEAWTELRAEPRPPEQLLDVYVEAQIHSTVRLDRDVQALVLDGSFRDTEIGGLGEAVARRHDVELVWAPAREVDADFLDPTFRTWTSPLLAMDIHRRLARTGQRLDAELIGRAAAEIVRSSGSGWEAYGDATRALQELKYLWHHLVAFGTPQDCR, encoded by the coding sequence ATGACTCGCGCACAGGACGCGGCGCTGGCTTATGTGCGTGCACAGTCCTCGCGTGGTGATGCGCCGGAGACTGCCCGGCTCACGATCAATCTGCACCCAGACCGCATTGCGAGCGACGGGCGCGCGACCTTGGCGGCATTGCTCGACGATGGAGAGGTGCGTACTCAGTTCGAAACAGGAATCTCCGCTGGTGGGCTCGACGAAGTCATGGGCGGCGCCCGATCCCGTTGGGAACACATGATGTTCGGCGGTGCCTACGATCACGCCGCTGCCGGTGAGCGACCTCGCTATGGAGCACTGAGCCTGACGCTTGATCCGTGGGGCGGCTGTCCACGCTTTGGTTCCAGCCATCTCATCCTGCGCCCCCATCTGCGGGACCGAGCGACATTCACCTGGGGCGACAGCGCCACCGAGCCCACCGCGTATGGCACCTGGGGAAACCTCGGCGCGGTCCTCATGGCCGCTCGCGACGAGGCCTGGACCGAGTTGCGCGCCGAGCCGCGTCCGCCTGAGCAGCTGCTCGACGTTTATGTTGAGGCACAAATCCACTCCACCGTGCGTCTCGATCGGGACGTGCAGGCTCTGGTGCTTGATGGCTCATTTCGGGACACCGAGATTGGTGGCCTCGGCGAGGCCGTGGCTCGCCGTCACGACGTAGAACTCGTGTGGGCTCCGGCTCGAGAAGTGGACGCAGACTTCCTGGACCCAACGTTTCGTACCTGGACCTCGCCACTGCTGGCCATGGACATCCACCGTCGACTCGCTCGCACCGGGCAACGCCTTGACGCTGAGTTGATTGGCCGGGCCGCCGCCGAGATCGTCCGTTCAAGTGGCTCCGGGTGGGAGGCTTACGGCGATGCGACCCGTGCGCTGCAGGAGCTGAAATATCTGTGGCACCACCTGGTGGCGTTCGGGACCCCTCAGGACTGCAGGTAG
- the paaE gene encoding 1,2-phenylacetyl-CoA epoxidase subunit PaaE, with the protein MSLLTSVPKRTRPRFHELVVADKQTLTDDAVAVTFAVPPGLAETFAFEPGQHLTLKATINGQEERRSYSICLSRKEARERGVVRVGVGKVLGGAMSTWVHDTLEVGDTVEVMSPLGTFTCPTDVDARRHHVAVAAGTGITPVLSLLRTVLEEEPQSRATLIFGNRRTDSVMFLEELEDLKNAYPGRFHLIHVLSREPRDVELFTGRIDAARLERITGALVPVDSVAEWYLCGPFGMVEDAQGFLEQRGVAHEHVHHEIFHVDDDGKPTPPPVIAADLSAPPEAVVTINLDGRTTQVPMPTKTETVLAATLRERPDAPFSCTGGVCGTCRARVVDGEVTMDRNYALEPEEVAAGIVLACQSHPVTDTVTLDYDA; encoded by the coding sequence ATGTCGCTCCTGACCTCCGTGCCGAAACGAACCCGTCCCCGATTCCACGAACTTGTCGTGGCGGACAAGCAGACTTTGACCGACGACGCCGTTGCGGTCACCTTCGCTGTGCCACCAGGGCTTGCCGAAACGTTCGCCTTTGAACCCGGGCAGCATCTCACCCTTAAGGCGACGATCAATGGCCAAGAAGAGCGACGGTCGTACTCAATTTGCCTGTCCCGTAAGGAAGCCCGGGAGCGAGGTGTGGTTCGGGTCGGAGTCGGCAAAGTGCTTGGCGGCGCCATGTCGACCTGGGTGCACGACACCCTTGAAGTGGGCGACACGGTCGAGGTGATGTCACCCCTCGGGACCTTTACCTGTCCCACAGACGTCGACGCTCGCCGCCATCACGTCGCGGTTGCCGCCGGCACCGGGATCACTCCGGTGCTTTCGCTGCTCCGCACGGTGCTGGAGGAGGAGCCTCAATCGAGGGCGACGCTAATCTTCGGTAATCGTCGAACTGACTCCGTGATGTTCTTGGAGGAACTGGAAGATCTCAAGAACGCCTATCCAGGACGATTCCACCTGATCCACGTGCTGTCGCGAGAGCCGCGGGACGTCGAACTGTTCACCGGCCGCATCGACGCCGCCCGACTAGAGCGCATCACCGGTGCGTTGGTCCCGGTCGACTCCGTGGCCGAGTGGTATCTCTGTGGGCCGTTCGGGATGGTCGAGGACGCACAGGGCTTTCTGGAGCAGCGCGGAGTAGCCCATGAGCACGTTCATCACGAGATTTTCCACGTCGACGACGATGGCAAGCCCACGCCTCCGCCGGTCATCGCCGCGGACCTGAGCGCGCCGCCCGAGGCCGTCGTGACGATCAACCTGGACGGCCGCACCACGCAGGTGCCGATGCCAACCAAGACCGAAACGGTTCTCGCCGCGACTCTTCGCGAACGCCCGGATGCACCTTTCTCGTGTACCGGCGGTGTCTGCGGAACCTGTCGGGCGCGCGTCGTTGACGGCGAGGTGACTATGGACCGCAACTACGCGCTCGAGCCCGAAGAGGTCGCAGCGGGCATTGTGCTGGCCTGCCAGTCGCACCCGGTGACGGACACGGTCACCCTCGACTACGACGCCTGA
- the paaD gene encoding 1,2-phenylacetyl-CoA epoxidase subunit PaaD: MASEIVAEVAQIPDPEVPVITIADLGILRSAEVVGDELQVVITPTYSGCPAMEAIRDRIAHVARTHHLTAVVTHQLTPEWTTDWMTEEGREALRHFGIAPPGQRPQQSVGLSLTIRQVECPQCGSAATEELSRFSGTSCKALRRCLACREPFEEFKAI, encoded by the coding sequence ATGGCATCGGAGATCGTGGCGGAGGTCGCACAGATCCCCGATCCCGAGGTTCCCGTCATCACGATCGCCGACCTGGGAATCCTGCGCTCGGCCGAAGTGGTCGGCGACGAACTGCAGGTCGTCATCACGCCGACCTATTCCGGCTGTCCGGCGATGGAAGCTATCCGCGATCGAATCGCTCATGTGGCCCGTACGCACCACCTCACGGCGGTAGTGACCCATCAGCTCACCCCGGAATGGACGACTGACTGGATGACCGAGGAAGGCCGAGAAGCGCTGCGGCACTTCGGGATTGCGCCTCCCGGTCAGCGTCCTCAGCAGTCGGTGGGCTTGTCGTTGACGATCCGTCAGGTGGAATGCCCACAGTGTGGCAGCGCGGCAACGGAGGAGTTGTCCCGATTTAGTGGCACGTCTTGCAAGGCGCTTCGTCGCTGTCTTGCCTGTCGCGAGCCCTTCGAAGAATTCAAGGCCATCTAA